In Ictidomys tridecemlineatus isolate mIctTri1 unplaced genomic scaffold, mIctTri1.hap1 Scaffold_85, whole genome shotgun sequence, one DNA window encodes the following:
- the LOC144374745 gene encoding uncharacterized protein LOC144374745 isoform X3 translates to MKVATCRIEEETGEDKNWALQDLAADDWEDPRATQMAVGHTRTGCRESFSFVAATIEEAPCPMDPARLLLCGSCEDPPGALPPAPPQPGGLLPKNQPLPCWPDLLSSEHPQGPSYTASSFPQSKWVMLSVGSCFSLLGDLSALRLPIRPWSLKVSMIWTHGPIALRWSLEVGRRRATGSRYHHRSPPADRGSCCSWTHQGPGRLCYQSSSAPSFSDFSCCHAHPAMPTLPCPPLEPRRLWRVPEQKYYREEIKCSRTFPLVMKFSACGIFWGAQSPTTWLSWCWLTGHQPQIIGKIIRNLASGAGATGSSVS, encoded by the exons ATGAAGGTGGCCA CATGTCGAATTGAGGAGGAAACTGGAGAGGACAAGAATTGGGCACTACAGGACTTAGCCGCAGATGACTGGGAGGATCCAAGAGCCACACAAATGGCGGTGGGACACACAAGGACAGGTTGTCGTGAGAG TTTCAGCTTTGTTGCTGCGACCATCGAAGAGGCACCCTGTCCCATGGACCCTGCGCGGCTCCTGCTGTGTGGCAGCTGTGAAGACCCTCCTGGTGCACTGCCACCAGCCCCTCCTCAGCCCGGCGGACTTCTGCCTAAGAACCAGCCTCTGCCCTGCTGGCCTGATTTACTCAGCTCAGAGCACCCTCAAGGTCCCTCCTACACAGCATCTTCCTTCCCACAATCTAAATGGGTCATGCTTTCTGTTGGttcctgcttctctctcctcGGAGACCTCTCTGCTCTGCGTCTGCCCATCAGGCCCTGGTCCTTAAAAGTCAGCATGATCTGGACACATGGACCCATCGCACTTCGGTGGTCCCTAGAGGTGGGCAGAAGAAGAGCTACGGGCAGCAGGTATCACCACAGGTCGCCTCCTGCAGACagagggag CTGCTGCTCCTGGACGCACCAGGGACCAGGGCGACTTTGCTACCAGAGTAGCTCAGCCCCGAGCTTCTCAGACTTCAGTTGCTGCCATGCCCACCCTGCCATGCCCACCCTGCCATGCCCACCTCTGGAGCCACGGCGGCTGTGGAG GGTCCCGGaacagaaatattacagagaggaaataaaatgcagCAGAACATTTCCTCTAGTGATGAAATTCAGTGCCTGTGGGATTTTCTGGGGAGCTCAGTCACCCACAACGTGGCTGTCATGGTGCTGGCTAACAGGGCATCAACCACaaattattggaaaaataattagaaatcttGCATCTGGGGCTGGAGCTACAGGGTCATCAGTGTCCTAA
- the LOC144374745 gene encoding uncharacterized protein LOC144374745 isoform X1 has protein sequence MPSQNTEGGSEEEGPTGPLFSPCLSWVCADLRAVRNSCPWVEWPEDILMKVATCRIEEETGEDKNWALQDLAADDWEDPRATQMAVGHTRTGCRESFSFVAATIEEAPCPMDPARLLLCGSCEDPPGALPPAPPQPGGLLPKNQPLPCWPDLLSSEHPQGPSYTASSFPQSKWVMLSVGSCFSLLGDLSALRLPIRPWSLKVSMIWTHGPIALRWSLEVGRRRATGSRYHHRSPPADRGSCCSWTHQGPGRLCYQSSSAPSFSDFSCCHAHPAMPTLPCPPLEPRRLWRVPEQKYYREEIKCSRTFPLVMKFSACGIFWGAQSPTTWLSWCWLTGHQPQIIGKIIRNLASGAGATGSSVS, from the exons GCCCTCACAGAACACTGAAGGTGGAAGTGAGGAGGAGGGCCCCACAGGGCCTCTGTTCTCACCTTGCCTCTCCTGGGTCTGTGCTGACCTCAGAGCTGTAAGGAATAGCTGCCCGTGGGTGGAATGGCCGGAGGACATCCTTATGAAGGTGGCCA CATGTCGAATTGAGGAGGAAACTGGAGAGGACAAGAATTGGGCACTACAGGACTTAGCCGCAGATGACTGGGAGGATCCAAGAGCCACACAAATGGCGGTGGGACACACAAGGACAGGTTGTCGTGAGAG TTTCAGCTTTGTTGCTGCGACCATCGAAGAGGCACCCTGTCCCATGGACCCTGCGCGGCTCCTGCTGTGTGGCAGCTGTGAAGACCCTCCTGGTGCACTGCCACCAGCCCCTCCTCAGCCCGGCGGACTTCTGCCTAAGAACCAGCCTCTGCCCTGCTGGCCTGATTTACTCAGCTCAGAGCACCCTCAAGGTCCCTCCTACACAGCATCTTCCTTCCCACAATCTAAATGGGTCATGCTTTCTGTTGGttcctgcttctctctcctcGGAGACCTCTCTGCTCTGCGTCTGCCCATCAGGCCCTGGTCCTTAAAAGTCAGCATGATCTGGACACATGGACCCATCGCACTTCGGTGGTCCCTAGAGGTGGGCAGAAGAAGAGCTACGGGCAGCAGGTATCACCACAGGTCGCCTCCTGCAGACagagggag CTGCTGCTCCTGGACGCACCAGGGACCAGGGCGACTTTGCTACCAGAGTAGCTCAGCCCCGAGCTTCTCAGACTTCAGTTGCTGCCATGCCCACCCTGCCATGCCCACCCTGCCATGCCCACCTCTGGAGCCACGGCGGCTGTGGAG GGTCCCGGaacagaaatattacagagaggaaataaaatgcagCAGAACATTTCCTCTAGTGATGAAATTCAGTGCCTGTGGGATTTTCTGGGGAGCTCAGTCACCCACAACGTGGCTGTCATGGTGCTGGCTAACAGGGCATCAACCACaaattattggaaaaataattagaaatcttGCATCTGGGGCTGGAGCTACAGGGTCATCAGTGTCCTAA
- the LOC144374745 gene encoding uncharacterized protein LOC144374745 isoform X4 codes for MPSQNTEGGSEEEGPTGPLFSPCLSWVCADLRAVRNSCPWVEWPEDILMKVATCRIEEETGEDKNWALQDLAADDWEDPRATQMAVGHTRTGCRESFSFVAATIEEAPCPMDPARLLLCGSCEDPPGALPPAPPQPGGLLPKNQPLPCWPDLLSSEHPQGPSYTASSFPQSKWVMLSVGSCFSLLGDLSALRLPIRPWSLKVSMIWTHGPIALRWSLEVGRRRATGSRYHHRSPPADRGRVPEQKYYREEIKCSRTFPLVMKFSACGIFWGAQSPTTWLSWCWLTGHQPQIIGKIIRNLASGAGATGSSVS; via the exons GCCCTCACAGAACACTGAAGGTGGAAGTGAGGAGGAGGGCCCCACAGGGCCTCTGTTCTCACCTTGCCTCTCCTGGGTCTGTGCTGACCTCAGAGCTGTAAGGAATAGCTGCCCGTGGGTGGAATGGCCGGAGGACATCCTTATGAAGGTGGCCA CATGTCGAATTGAGGAGGAAACTGGAGAGGACAAGAATTGGGCACTACAGGACTTAGCCGCAGATGACTGGGAGGATCCAAGAGCCACACAAATGGCGGTGGGACACACAAGGACAGGTTGTCGTGAGAG TTTCAGCTTTGTTGCTGCGACCATCGAAGAGGCACCCTGTCCCATGGACCCTGCGCGGCTCCTGCTGTGTGGCAGCTGTGAAGACCCTCCTGGTGCACTGCCACCAGCCCCTCCTCAGCCCGGCGGACTTCTGCCTAAGAACCAGCCTCTGCCCTGCTGGCCTGATTTACTCAGCTCAGAGCACCCTCAAGGTCCCTCCTACACAGCATCTTCCTTCCCACAATCTAAATGGGTCATGCTTTCTGTTGGttcctgcttctctctcctcGGAGACCTCTCTGCTCTGCGTCTGCCCATCAGGCCCTGGTCCTTAAAAGTCAGCATGATCTGGACACATGGACCCATCGCACTTCGGTGGTCCCTAGAGGTGGGCAGAAGAAGAGCTACGGGCAGCAGGTATCACCACAGGTCGCCTCCTGCAGACagagggag GGTCCCGGaacagaaatattacagagaggaaataaaatgcagCAGAACATTTCCTCTAGTGATGAAATTCAGTGCCTGTGGGATTTTCTGGGGAGCTCAGTCACCCACAACGTGGCTGTCATGGTGCTGGCTAACAGGGCATCAACCACaaattattggaaaaataattagaaatcttGCATCTGGGGCTGGAGCTACAGGGTCATCAGTGTCCTAA
- the LOC144374745 gene encoding uncharacterized protein LOC144374745 isoform X2 produces MPSQNTEGGSEEEGPTGPLFSPCLSWVCADLRAVRNSCPWVEWPEDILMKVATCRIEEETGEDKNWALQDLAADDWEDPRATQMAVGHTRTGCRESFSFVAATIEEAPCPMDPARLLLCGSCEDPPGALPPAPPQPGGLLPKNQPLPCWPDLLSSEHPQGPSYTASSFPQSKWVMLSVGSCFSLLGDLSALRLPIRPWSLKVSMIWTHGPIALRWSLEVGRRRATGSSCCSWTHQGPGRLCYQSSSAPSFSDFSCCHAHPAMPTLPCPPLEPRRLWRVPEQKYYREEIKCSRTFPLVMKFSACGIFWGAQSPTTWLSWCWLTGHQPQIIGKIIRNLASGAGATGSSVS; encoded by the exons GCCCTCACAGAACACTGAAGGTGGAAGTGAGGAGGAGGGCCCCACAGGGCCTCTGTTCTCACCTTGCCTCTCCTGGGTCTGTGCTGACCTCAGAGCTGTAAGGAATAGCTGCCCGTGGGTGGAATGGCCGGAGGACATCCTTATGAAGGTGGCCA CATGTCGAATTGAGGAGGAAACTGGAGAGGACAAGAATTGGGCACTACAGGACTTAGCCGCAGATGACTGGGAGGATCCAAGAGCCACACAAATGGCGGTGGGACACACAAGGACAGGTTGTCGTGAGAG TTTCAGCTTTGTTGCTGCGACCATCGAAGAGGCACCCTGTCCCATGGACCCTGCGCGGCTCCTGCTGTGTGGCAGCTGTGAAGACCCTCCTGGTGCACTGCCACCAGCCCCTCCTCAGCCCGGCGGACTTCTGCCTAAGAACCAGCCTCTGCCCTGCTGGCCTGATTTACTCAGCTCAGAGCACCCTCAAGGTCCCTCCTACACAGCATCTTCCTTCCCACAATCTAAATGGGTCATGCTTTCTGTTGGttcctgcttctctctcctcGGAGACCTCTCTGCTCTGCGTCTGCCCATCAGGCCCTGGTCCTTAAAAGTCAGCATGATCTGGACACATGGACCCATCGCACTTCGGTGGTCCCTAGAGGTGGGCAGAAGAAGAGCTACGGGCAGCAG CTGCTGCTCCTGGACGCACCAGGGACCAGGGCGACTTTGCTACCAGAGTAGCTCAGCCCCGAGCTTCTCAGACTTCAGTTGCTGCCATGCCCACCCTGCCATGCCCACCCTGCCATGCCCACCTCTGGAGCCACGGCGGCTGTGGAG GGTCCCGGaacagaaatattacagagaggaaataaaatgcagCAGAACATTTCCTCTAGTGATGAAATTCAGTGCCTGTGGGATTTTCTGGGGAGCTCAGTCACCCACAACGTGGCTGTCATGGTGCTGGCTAACAGGGCATCAACCACaaattattggaaaaataattagaaatcttGCATCTGGGGCTGGAGCTACAGGGTCATCAGTGTCCTAA
- the LOC144374745 gene encoding uncharacterized protein LOC144374745 isoform X6, whose product MQLTIFPGDQDVGHTDLKNGRVWTLLCSFSFVAATIEEAPCPMDPARLLLCGSCEDPPGALPPAPPQPGGLLPKNQPLPCWPDLLSSEHPQGPSYTASSFPQSKWVMLSVGSCFSLLGDLSALRLPIRPWSLKVSMIWTHGPIALRWSLEVGRRRATGSRYHHRSPPADRGSCCSWTHQGPGRLCYQSSSAPSFSDFSCCHAHPAMPTLPCPPLEPRRLWRVPEQKYYREEIKCSRTFPLVMKFSACGIFWGAQSPTTWLSWCWLTGHQPQIIGKIIRNLASGAGATGSSVS is encoded by the exons ATGCAGCTCACCATCTTTCCTGGGGACCAAGACGTGGGTCACACTGACCTCAAGAACGGTAGAG TGTGGACGCTGCTCTGCAGTTTCAGCTTTGTTGCTGCGACCATCGAAGAGGCACCCTGTCCCATGGACCCTGCGCGGCTCCTGCTGTGTGGCAGCTGTGAAGACCCTCCTGGTGCACTGCCACCAGCCCCTCCTCAGCCCGGCGGACTTCTGCCTAAGAACCAGCCTCTGCCCTGCTGGCCTGATTTACTCAGCTCAGAGCACCCTCAAGGTCCCTCCTACACAGCATCTTCCTTCCCACAATCTAAATGGGTCATGCTTTCTGTTGGttcctgcttctctctcctcGGAGACCTCTCTGCTCTGCGTCTGCCCATCAGGCCCTGGTCCTTAAAAGTCAGCATGATCTGGACACATGGACCCATCGCACTTCGGTGGTCCCTAGAGGTGGGCAGAAGAAGAGCTACGGGCAGCAGGTATCACCACAGGTCGCCTCCTGCAGACagagggag CTGCTGCTCCTGGACGCACCAGGGACCAGGGCGACTTTGCTACCAGAGTAGCTCAGCCCCGAGCTTCTCAGACTTCAGTTGCTGCCATGCCCACCCTGCCATGCCCACCCTGCCATGCCCACCTCTGGAGCCACGGCGGCTGTGGAG GGTCCCGGaacagaaatattacagagaggaaataaaatgcagCAGAACATTTCCTCTAGTGATGAAATTCAGTGCCTGTGGGATTTTCTGGGGAGCTCAGTCACCCACAACGTGGCTGTCATGGTGCTGGCTAACAGGGCATCAACCACaaattattggaaaaataattagaaatcttGCATCTGGGGCTGGAGCTACAGGGTCATCAGTGTCCTAA
- the LOC144374745 gene encoding uncharacterized protein LOC144374745 isoform X5, with product MTGRIQEPHKWRWDTQGQVVVRVWTLLCSFSFVAATIEEAPCPMDPARLLLCGSCEDPPGALPPAPPQPGGLLPKNQPLPCWPDLLSSEHPQGPSYTASSFPQSKWVMLSVGSCFSLLGDLSALRLPIRPWSLKVSMIWTHGPIALRWSLEVGRRRATGSRYHHRSPPADRGSCCSWTHQGPGRLCYQSSSAPSFSDFSCCHAHPAMPTLPCPPLEPRRLWRVPEQKYYREEIKCSRTFPLVMKFSACGIFWGAQSPTTWLSWCWLTGHQPQIIGKIIRNLASGAGATGSSVS from the exons ATGACTGGGAGGATCCAAGAGCCACACAAATGGCGGTGGGACACACAAGGACAGGTTGTCGTGAGAG TGTGGACGCTGCTCTGCAGTTTCAGCTTTGTTGCTGCGACCATCGAAGAGGCACCCTGTCCCATGGACCCTGCGCGGCTCCTGCTGTGTGGCAGCTGTGAAGACCCTCCTGGTGCACTGCCACCAGCCCCTCCTCAGCCCGGCGGACTTCTGCCTAAGAACCAGCCTCTGCCCTGCTGGCCTGATTTACTCAGCTCAGAGCACCCTCAAGGTCCCTCCTACACAGCATCTTCCTTCCCACAATCTAAATGGGTCATGCTTTCTGTTGGttcctgcttctctctcctcGGAGACCTCTCTGCTCTGCGTCTGCCCATCAGGCCCTGGTCCTTAAAAGTCAGCATGATCTGGACACATGGACCCATCGCACTTCGGTGGTCCCTAGAGGTGGGCAGAAGAAGAGCTACGGGCAGCAGGTATCACCACAGGTCGCCTCCTGCAGACagagggag CTGCTGCTCCTGGACGCACCAGGGACCAGGGCGACTTTGCTACCAGAGTAGCTCAGCCCCGAGCTTCTCAGACTTCAGTTGCTGCCATGCCCACCCTGCCATGCCCACCCTGCCATGCCCACCTCTGGAGCCACGGCGGCTGTGGAG GGTCCCGGaacagaaatattacagagaggaaataaaatgcagCAGAACATTTCCTCTAGTGATGAAATTCAGTGCCTGTGGGATTTTCTGGGGAGCTCAGTCACCCACAACGTGGCTGTCATGGTGCTGGCTAACAGGGCATCAACCACaaattattggaaaaataattagaaatcttGCATCTGGGGCTGGAGCTACAGGGTCATCAGTGTCCTAA
- the LOC144374745 gene encoding uncharacterized protein LOC144374745 isoform X8, whose product MPSQNTEGGSEEEGPTGPLFSPCLSWVCADLRAVRNSCPWVEWPEDILMKVATCRIEEETGEDKNWALQDLAADDWEDPRATQMAVGHTRTGCRESFSFVAATIEEAPCPMDPARLLLCGSCEDPPGALPPAPPQPGGLLPKNQPLPCWPDLLSSEHPQGPSYTASSFPQSKWVMLSVGSCFSLLGDLSALRLPIRPWSLKVSMIWTHGPIALRWSLEVGRRRATGSSCCSWTHQGPGRLCYQSSSAPSFSDFSCCHAHPAMPTLPCPPLEPRRLWR is encoded by the exons GCCCTCACAGAACACTGAAGGTGGAAGTGAGGAGGAGGGCCCCACAGGGCCTCTGTTCTCACCTTGCCTCTCCTGGGTCTGTGCTGACCTCAGAGCTGTAAGGAATAGCTGCCCGTGGGTGGAATGGCCGGAGGACATCCTTATGAAGGTGGCCA CATGTCGAATTGAGGAGGAAACTGGAGAGGACAAGAATTGGGCACTACAGGACTTAGCCGCAGATGACTGGGAGGATCCAAGAGCCACACAAATGGCGGTGGGACACACAAGGACAGGTTGTCGTGAGAG TTTCAGCTTTGTTGCTGCGACCATCGAAGAGGCACCCTGTCCCATGGACCCTGCGCGGCTCCTGCTGTGTGGCAGCTGTGAAGACCCTCCTGGTGCACTGCCACCAGCCCCTCCTCAGCCCGGCGGACTTCTGCCTAAGAACCAGCCTCTGCCCTGCTGGCCTGATTTACTCAGCTCAGAGCACCCTCAAGGTCCCTCCTACACAGCATCTTCCTTCCCACAATCTAAATGGGTCATGCTTTCTGTTGGttcctgcttctctctcctcGGAGACCTCTCTGCTCTGCGTCTGCCCATCAGGCCCTGGTCCTTAAAAGTCAGCATGATCTGGACACATGGACCCATCGCACTTCGGTGGTCCCTAGAGGTGGGCAGAAGAAGAGCTACGGGCAGCAG CTGCTGCTCCTGGACGCACCAGGGACCAGGGCGACTTTGCTACCAGAGTAGCTCAGCCCCGAGCTTCTCAGACTTCAGTTGCTGCCATGCCCACCCTGCCATGCCCACCCTGCCATGCCCACCTCTGGAGCCACGGCGGCTGTGGAGGTGA
- the LOC144374745 gene encoding uncharacterized protein LOC144374745 isoform X9 yields the protein MPSQNTEGGSEEEGPTGPLFSPCLSWVCADLRAVRNSCPWVEWPEDILMKVATCRIEEETGEDKNWALQDLAADDWEDPRATQMAVGHTRTGCRESFSFVAATIEEAPCPMDPARLLLCGSCEDPPGALPPAPPQPGGLLPKNQPLPCWPDLLSSEHPQGPSYTASSFPQSKWVMLSVGSCFSLLGDLSALRLPIRPWSLKVSMIWTHGPIALRWSLEVGRRRATGSRETVSPGGPQEDRDCHEGVCLAVGSSWHSRERSLQGDTGVSWRESPHL from the exons GCCCTCACAGAACACTGAAGGTGGAAGTGAGGAGGAGGGCCCCACAGGGCCTCTGTTCTCACCTTGCCTCTCCTGGGTCTGTGCTGACCTCAGAGCTGTAAGGAATAGCTGCCCGTGGGTGGAATGGCCGGAGGACATCCTTATGAAGGTGGCCA CATGTCGAATTGAGGAGGAAACTGGAGAGGACAAGAATTGGGCACTACAGGACTTAGCCGCAGATGACTGGGAGGATCCAAGAGCCACACAAATGGCGGTGGGACACACAAGGACAGGTTGTCGTGAGAG TTTCAGCTTTGTTGCTGCGACCATCGAAGAGGCACCCTGTCCCATGGACCCTGCGCGGCTCCTGCTGTGTGGCAGCTGTGAAGACCCTCCTGGTGCACTGCCACCAGCCCCTCCTCAGCCCGGCGGACTTCTGCCTAAGAACCAGCCTCTGCCCTGCTGGCCTGATTTACTCAGCTCAGAGCACCCTCAAGGTCCCTCCTACACAGCATCTTCCTTCCCACAATCTAAATGGGTCATGCTTTCTGTTGGttcctgcttctctctcctcGGAGACCTCTCTGCTCTGCGTCTGCCCATCAGGCCCTGGTCCTTAAAAGTCAGCATGATCTGGACACATGGACCCATCGCACTTCGGTGGTCCCTAGAGGTGGGCAGAAGAAGAGCTACGGGCAGCAG GGAGACGGTCAGCCCAGGAGGGCCACAGGAGGACAGGGATTGCCACGAGGGCGTGTGTCTAGCTGTTGGGTCGTCCTGGCACAGCAGGGAAAGGAGCCTTCAGGGGGACACAGGTGTGTCATGGAGGGAGAGCCCCCACCTGTGA
- the LOC144374745 gene encoding uncharacterized protein LOC144374745 isoform X7, with product MPSQNTEGGSEEEGPTGPLFSPCLSWVCADLRAVRNSCPWVEWPEDILMKVATCRIEEETGEDKNWALQDLAADDWEDPRATQMAVGHTRTGCRESFSFVAATIEEAPCPMDPARLLLCGSCEDPPGALPPAPPQPGGLLPKNQPLPCWPDLLSSEHPQGPSYTASSFPQSKWVMLSVGSCFSLLGDLSALRLPIRPWSLKVSMIWTHGPIALRWSLEVGRRRATGSRYHHRSPPADRGRETVSPGGPQEDRDCHEGVCLAVGSSWHSRERSLQGDTGVSWRESPHL from the exons GCCCTCACAGAACACTGAAGGTGGAAGTGAGGAGGAGGGCCCCACAGGGCCTCTGTTCTCACCTTGCCTCTCCTGGGTCTGTGCTGACCTCAGAGCTGTAAGGAATAGCTGCCCGTGGGTGGAATGGCCGGAGGACATCCTTATGAAGGTGGCCA CATGTCGAATTGAGGAGGAAACTGGAGAGGACAAGAATTGGGCACTACAGGACTTAGCCGCAGATGACTGGGAGGATCCAAGAGCCACACAAATGGCGGTGGGACACACAAGGACAGGTTGTCGTGAGAG TTTCAGCTTTGTTGCTGCGACCATCGAAGAGGCACCCTGTCCCATGGACCCTGCGCGGCTCCTGCTGTGTGGCAGCTGTGAAGACCCTCCTGGTGCACTGCCACCAGCCCCTCCTCAGCCCGGCGGACTTCTGCCTAAGAACCAGCCTCTGCCCTGCTGGCCTGATTTACTCAGCTCAGAGCACCCTCAAGGTCCCTCCTACACAGCATCTTCCTTCCCACAATCTAAATGGGTCATGCTTTCTGTTGGttcctgcttctctctcctcGGAGACCTCTCTGCTCTGCGTCTGCCCATCAGGCCCTGGTCCTTAAAAGTCAGCATGATCTGGACACATGGACCCATCGCACTTCGGTGGTCCCTAGAGGTGGGCAGAAGAAGAGCTACGGGCAGCAGGTATCACCACAGGTCGCCTCCTGCAGACagagggag GGAGACGGTCAGCCCAGGAGGGCCACAGGAGGACAGGGATTGCCACGAGGGCGTGTGTCTAGCTGTTGGGTCGTCCTGGCACAGCAGGGAAAGGAGCCTTCAGGGGGACACAGGTGTGTCATGGAGGGAGAGCCCCCACCTGTGA